One genomic window of Sardina pilchardus chromosome 15, fSarPil1.1, whole genome shotgun sequence includes the following:
- the LOC134102685 gene encoding sex comb on midleg-like protein 2 isoform X2: MVNMGRTPLKDQKESKKEKPGKSTPAASPPPVKVPESSFTWEEYLKETNSVPAPPSCFRQSSAPPSNDFKAGMKLEARDPRNSTSVCIATVMGMTGTRLRLRLDGSDNTNDFWRLVDSSDIQPIGTCEKNGDMLQPPLGFRMNASSWPMFLLRTLNGAEMAPATAFKKEPPKPTQNAFKAGMKLEAVDKKNPYLICPATIGEVKAEEVFIMFDGWRGAFDYWCRYDSRDIFPVGWCALTKHSLQPPGNSVTPQKQPIPSASPAKPPRRSMQTSLYRLPNPLPPLPVRKGVRGRRPKSETIALLKAVAAAAAAQNGQQDEDIKVPITPQLAPRPHKKRGPKPGSKRKPKILHATLSTSTADSRFAGGPMSPDGPNLGSGPSVVSTVCVYVNKHGNCGPHLDRKQVQRLPDHFGPGPVNVIMQQAVQACVDCAYQPKVLLGCLQGHSDGEEVVKVRTDGGTRTVKLPSASSASYVLRFLEMVCRHLQCDNLFSSQPFNPYAAAAYDRSKSVKEEMSEAPSLNRPGKRISRDSPPYAAPLSPKLLRTEAHPSEAETLPHEENGLLKEQRFMDSASNSMTPRPQTLRSSSEYHPPPSSPYYPGPPLRRHSSNPPDLTSARTHRRVEASSTTGPEPQAGDREAPRGSHRSPSTWSIEEVMQFVCNADPTALAPHAELFRKHEIDGKALMLLRSDMVMKYMGLKLGPALKLCHHIERLKQGKH; the protein is encoded by the exons ATGGTCAACATGGGCAGGACCCCGCTTAAAG ATCAGAAAGAGAGTAAAAAGGAGAAACCGGGAAAGAGTACTCCTGCCGCAAGCCCTCCACCTGTCAAAG TCCCAGAGTCCTCCTTCACCTGGGAGGAGTACCTGAAGGAAACCAACTCCGTTCCAGCACCCCCAAGTTGCTTCCGACAG TCCAGCGCCCCCCCCAGCAATGACTTCAAGGCGGGCATGAAGCTGGAGGCGCGCGACCCGCGCAACTCCACCTCCGTCTGCATCGCCACGGTGATGGGCATGACGGGCACGCGGCTCCGCCTGCGCCTGGACGGCAGCGACAACACCAACGACTTCTGGCGCCTGGTGGACTCGTCCGACATCCAGCCCATCGGCACCTGCGAGAAGAACGGCGACATGCTGCAGCCGCCACTCG GATTCAGAATGAATGCTTCCTCATGGCCCATGTTCCTCCTAAGAACCTTAAATGGAGCAGAGATGGCCCCAGCCACAGCCTTCAAGAAG GAACCTCCAAAGCCGACCCAAAACGCCTTTAAGGCTGGGATGAAACTGGAAGCCGTGGACAAGAAGAACCCCTATCTTATCTGCCCAGCCACTATCGGGGAGGTCAAGGCAGAGGAGGTCTTCATCATGTTCGATGGATGGCGTGGCGCTTTCGACTACTGGTGCCGATACGATTCGCGAGACATTTTCCCTGTCGGATGGTGTGCACTCACAAAACACAGTCTGCAACCGCCTGGCAATAGTG TGACCCCTCAAAAGCAGCCCATCCCCTCTGCATCGCCCGCCAAGCCGCCCCGCCGCTCCATGCAGACGTCTCTGTACCGGCTGCCCAACCCGCTGCCACCCTTGCCAGTGCGCAAGGGGGTGCGCGGGCGCCGGCCCAAGAGCGAGACCATCGCCCTGCTGAAGGCAGTGGCGGCGGCCGCCGCAGCACAGAATGGGCAGCAGGACGAGGACATCAAAGTCCCCATCACCCCTCAGCTGGCCCCCAGGCCCCACAAGAAGAGAGGCCCCAAGCCGGGCAGTAAG cGGAAGCCCAAGATCCTCCACGCCACCTTGTCGACGTCCACCGCTGATTCCAGGTTTGCTGGTGGTCCGATGTCCCCTGATGGGCCGAACCTGGGCTCAGGTCCCTCCGTGGTCTCCACAG TCTGCGTGTACGTCAACAAGCACGGCAACTGCGGGCCACacctggacaggaagcaggtcCAGCGGCTGCCTGACCACTTCGGGCCCGGCCCGGTCAACGTCATCATGCAGCAGGCAGTGCAGGCGTGCGTGGACTGCGCCTACCAGCCCAAAGTGCTGCTGGGATGCCTGCAGGGCCACTCGGACGGAGAGGAGGTGGTCAAAG ttAGGACAGACGGAGGCACCCGCACTGTGAAGCTGCCCTCGGCCTCTAGCGCCTCCTATGTACTGCGCTTCCTGGAGATGGTCTGCCGCCACCTGCAGTGTGACAACCTCTTCAGCAGCCAGCCCTTCAACCCCTACGCAGCCGCCGCCTACGACCGCAGCAAGTCAG TCAAAGAGGAGATGTCCGAGGCGCCGTCGTTAAATCGACCCGGCAAACGCATCTCCAGAGACTCCCCTCCCTACgcagctcctctctcccccaagCTACTGCGCACAGAGGCCCACCCATCAGAAG caGAGACTCTGCCGCACGAGGAGAACGGCCTCCTGAAGGAGCAGCGTTTCATGGACTCCGCCTCCAACTCCATGACGCCCCGCCCCCAGACGCTGCGCAGCTCCTCGGAGTACCACCCCCCGCCCAGCAGCCCCTACTACCCCGGCCCGCCCCTGCGCAGACACTCGTCCAACCCCCCCGACCTCACGTCCGCGCGCACCCACAGACGAGTGGAGG cCAGTTCCACCACGGGGCCTGAGCCCCAGGCGGGGGACAGGGAGGCCCCCCGGGGGTCCCACCGGAGCCCGTCCACCTGGTCCATAGAGGAGGTCATGCAGTTCGTGTGCAACGCCGACCCCACAGCACTGGCACCGCACGCAGAGCTCTTCAGGAAGCAT gagatcGACGGGAAGGCACTGATGCTGTTGCGGAGCGACATGGTGATGAAGTACATGGGCCTGAAGCTGGGCCCGGCGCTGAAGCTCTGTCACCACATCGAGAGACTGAAGCAAGGGAAGCACtaa
- the LOC134102685 gene encoding sex comb on midleg-like protein 2 isoform X1: protein MVNMGRTPLKDQKESKKEKPGKSTPAASPPPVKVPESSFTWEEYLKETNSVPAPPSCFRQSSAPPSNDFKAGMKLEARDPRNSTSVCIATVMGMTGTRLRLRLDGSDNTNDFWRLVDSSDIQPIGTCEKNGDMLQPPLGFRMNASSWPMFLLRTLNGAEMAPATAFKKEPPKPTQNAFKAGMKLEAVDKKNPYLICPATIGEVKAEEVFIMFDGWRGAFDYWCRYDSRDIFPVGWCALTKHSLQPPGNSVTPQKQPIPSASPAKPPRRSMQTSLYRLPNPLPPLPVRKGVRGRRPKSETIALLKAVAAAAAAQNGQQDEDIKVPITPQLAPRPHKKRGPKPGSKRKPKILHATLSTSTADSRFAGGPMSPDGPNLGSGPSVVSTVCVYVNKHGNCGPHLDRKQVQRLPDHFGPGPVNVIMQQAVQACVDCAYQPKVLLGCLQGHSDGEEVVKVRTDGGTRTVKLPSASSASYVLRFLEMVCRHLQCDNLFSSQPFNPYAAAAYDRSKSVKEEMSEAPSLNRPGKRISRDSPPYAAPLSPKLLRTEAHPSEAETLPHEENGLLKEQRFMDSASNSMTPRPQTLRSSSEYHPPPSSPYYPGPPLRRHSSNPPDLTSARTHRRVEAASSTTGPEPQAGDREAPRGSHRSPSTWSIEEVMQFVCNADPTALAPHAELFRKHEIDGKALMLLRSDMVMKYMGLKLGPALKLCHHIERLKQGKH, encoded by the exons ATGGTCAACATGGGCAGGACCCCGCTTAAAG ATCAGAAAGAGAGTAAAAAGGAGAAACCGGGAAAGAGTACTCCTGCCGCAAGCCCTCCACCTGTCAAAG TCCCAGAGTCCTCCTTCACCTGGGAGGAGTACCTGAAGGAAACCAACTCCGTTCCAGCACCCCCAAGTTGCTTCCGACAG TCCAGCGCCCCCCCCAGCAATGACTTCAAGGCGGGCATGAAGCTGGAGGCGCGCGACCCGCGCAACTCCACCTCCGTCTGCATCGCCACGGTGATGGGCATGACGGGCACGCGGCTCCGCCTGCGCCTGGACGGCAGCGACAACACCAACGACTTCTGGCGCCTGGTGGACTCGTCCGACATCCAGCCCATCGGCACCTGCGAGAAGAACGGCGACATGCTGCAGCCGCCACTCG GATTCAGAATGAATGCTTCCTCATGGCCCATGTTCCTCCTAAGAACCTTAAATGGAGCAGAGATGGCCCCAGCCACAGCCTTCAAGAAG GAACCTCCAAAGCCGACCCAAAACGCCTTTAAGGCTGGGATGAAACTGGAAGCCGTGGACAAGAAGAACCCCTATCTTATCTGCCCAGCCACTATCGGGGAGGTCAAGGCAGAGGAGGTCTTCATCATGTTCGATGGATGGCGTGGCGCTTTCGACTACTGGTGCCGATACGATTCGCGAGACATTTTCCCTGTCGGATGGTGTGCACTCACAAAACACAGTCTGCAACCGCCTGGCAATAGTG TGACCCCTCAAAAGCAGCCCATCCCCTCTGCATCGCCCGCCAAGCCGCCCCGCCGCTCCATGCAGACGTCTCTGTACCGGCTGCCCAACCCGCTGCCACCCTTGCCAGTGCGCAAGGGGGTGCGCGGGCGCCGGCCCAAGAGCGAGACCATCGCCCTGCTGAAGGCAGTGGCGGCGGCCGCCGCAGCACAGAATGGGCAGCAGGACGAGGACATCAAAGTCCCCATCACCCCTCAGCTGGCCCCCAGGCCCCACAAGAAGAGAGGCCCCAAGCCGGGCAGTAAG cGGAAGCCCAAGATCCTCCACGCCACCTTGTCGACGTCCACCGCTGATTCCAGGTTTGCTGGTGGTCCGATGTCCCCTGATGGGCCGAACCTGGGCTCAGGTCCCTCCGTGGTCTCCACAG TCTGCGTGTACGTCAACAAGCACGGCAACTGCGGGCCACacctggacaggaagcaggtcCAGCGGCTGCCTGACCACTTCGGGCCCGGCCCGGTCAACGTCATCATGCAGCAGGCAGTGCAGGCGTGCGTGGACTGCGCCTACCAGCCCAAAGTGCTGCTGGGATGCCTGCAGGGCCACTCGGACGGAGAGGAGGTGGTCAAAG ttAGGACAGACGGAGGCACCCGCACTGTGAAGCTGCCCTCGGCCTCTAGCGCCTCCTATGTACTGCGCTTCCTGGAGATGGTCTGCCGCCACCTGCAGTGTGACAACCTCTTCAGCAGCCAGCCCTTCAACCCCTACGCAGCCGCCGCCTACGACCGCAGCAAGTCAG TCAAAGAGGAGATGTCCGAGGCGCCGTCGTTAAATCGACCCGGCAAACGCATCTCCAGAGACTCCCCTCCCTACgcagctcctctctcccccaagCTACTGCGCACAGAGGCCCACCCATCAGAAG caGAGACTCTGCCGCACGAGGAGAACGGCCTCCTGAAGGAGCAGCGTTTCATGGACTCCGCCTCCAACTCCATGACGCCCCGCCCCCAGACGCTGCGCAGCTCCTCGGAGTACCACCCCCCGCCCAGCAGCCCCTACTACCCCGGCCCGCCCCTGCGCAGACACTCGTCCAACCCCCCCGACCTCACGTCCGCGCGCACCCACAGACGAGTGGAGG cagcCAGTTCCACCACGGGGCCTGAGCCCCAGGCGGGGGACAGGGAGGCCCCCCGGGGGTCCCACCGGAGCCCGTCCACCTGGTCCATAGAGGAGGTCATGCAGTTCGTGTGCAACGCCGACCCCACAGCACTGGCACCGCACGCAGAGCTCTTCAGGAAGCAT gagatcGACGGGAAGGCACTGATGCTGTTGCGGAGCGACATGGTGATGAAGTACATGGGCCTGAAGCTGGGCCCGGCGCTGAAGCTCTGTCACCACATCGAGAGACTGAAGCAAGGGAAGCACtaa
- the LOC134102685 gene encoding sex comb on midleg-like protein 2 isoform X3, with protein sequence MVNMGRTPLKDQKESKKEKPGKSTPAASPPPVKVPESSFTWEEYLKETNSVPAPPSCFRQSSAPPSNDFKAGMKLEARDPRNSTSVCIATVMGMTGTRLRLRLDGSDNTNDFWRLVDSSDIQPIGTCEKNGDMLQPPLGFRMNASSWPMFLLRTLNGAEMAPATAFKKEPPKPTQNAFKAGMKLEAVDKKNPYLICPATIGEVKAEEVFIMFDGWRGAFDYWCRYDSRDIFPVGWCALTKHSLQPPGNSVTPQKQPIPSASPAKPPRRSMQTSLYRLPNPLPPLPVRKGVRGRRPKSETIALLKAVAAAAAAQNGQQDEDIKVPITPQLAPRPHKKRGPKPGSKRKPKILHATLSTSTADSRFAGGPMSPDGPNLGSGPSVVSTVCVYVNKHGNCGPHLDRKQVQRLPDHFGPGPVNVIMQQAVQACVDCAYQPKVLLGCLQGHSDGEEVVKVRTDGGTRTVKLPSASSASYVLRFLEMVCRHLQCDNLFSSQPFNPYAAAAYDRSKSVKEEMSEAPSLNRPGKRISRDSPPYAAPLSPKLLRTEAHPSEETLPHEENGLLKEQRFMDSASNSMTPRPQTLRSSSEYHPPPSSPYYPGPPLRRHSSNPPDLTSARTHRRVEAASSTTGPEPQAGDREAPRGSHRSPSTWSIEEVMQFVCNADPTALAPHAELFRKHEIDGKALMLLRSDMVMKYMGLKLGPALKLCHHIERLKQGKH encoded by the exons ATGGTCAACATGGGCAGGACCCCGCTTAAAG ATCAGAAAGAGAGTAAAAAGGAGAAACCGGGAAAGAGTACTCCTGCCGCAAGCCCTCCACCTGTCAAAG TCCCAGAGTCCTCCTTCACCTGGGAGGAGTACCTGAAGGAAACCAACTCCGTTCCAGCACCCCCAAGTTGCTTCCGACAG TCCAGCGCCCCCCCCAGCAATGACTTCAAGGCGGGCATGAAGCTGGAGGCGCGCGACCCGCGCAACTCCACCTCCGTCTGCATCGCCACGGTGATGGGCATGACGGGCACGCGGCTCCGCCTGCGCCTGGACGGCAGCGACAACACCAACGACTTCTGGCGCCTGGTGGACTCGTCCGACATCCAGCCCATCGGCACCTGCGAGAAGAACGGCGACATGCTGCAGCCGCCACTCG GATTCAGAATGAATGCTTCCTCATGGCCCATGTTCCTCCTAAGAACCTTAAATGGAGCAGAGATGGCCCCAGCCACAGCCTTCAAGAAG GAACCTCCAAAGCCGACCCAAAACGCCTTTAAGGCTGGGATGAAACTGGAAGCCGTGGACAAGAAGAACCCCTATCTTATCTGCCCAGCCACTATCGGGGAGGTCAAGGCAGAGGAGGTCTTCATCATGTTCGATGGATGGCGTGGCGCTTTCGACTACTGGTGCCGATACGATTCGCGAGACATTTTCCCTGTCGGATGGTGTGCACTCACAAAACACAGTCTGCAACCGCCTGGCAATAGTG TGACCCCTCAAAAGCAGCCCATCCCCTCTGCATCGCCCGCCAAGCCGCCCCGCCGCTCCATGCAGACGTCTCTGTACCGGCTGCCCAACCCGCTGCCACCCTTGCCAGTGCGCAAGGGGGTGCGCGGGCGCCGGCCCAAGAGCGAGACCATCGCCCTGCTGAAGGCAGTGGCGGCGGCCGCCGCAGCACAGAATGGGCAGCAGGACGAGGACATCAAAGTCCCCATCACCCCTCAGCTGGCCCCCAGGCCCCACAAGAAGAGAGGCCCCAAGCCGGGCAGTAAG cGGAAGCCCAAGATCCTCCACGCCACCTTGTCGACGTCCACCGCTGATTCCAGGTTTGCTGGTGGTCCGATGTCCCCTGATGGGCCGAACCTGGGCTCAGGTCCCTCCGTGGTCTCCACAG TCTGCGTGTACGTCAACAAGCACGGCAACTGCGGGCCACacctggacaggaagcaggtcCAGCGGCTGCCTGACCACTTCGGGCCCGGCCCGGTCAACGTCATCATGCAGCAGGCAGTGCAGGCGTGCGTGGACTGCGCCTACCAGCCCAAAGTGCTGCTGGGATGCCTGCAGGGCCACTCGGACGGAGAGGAGGTGGTCAAAG ttAGGACAGACGGAGGCACCCGCACTGTGAAGCTGCCCTCGGCCTCTAGCGCCTCCTATGTACTGCGCTTCCTGGAGATGGTCTGCCGCCACCTGCAGTGTGACAACCTCTTCAGCAGCCAGCCCTTCAACCCCTACGCAGCCGCCGCCTACGACCGCAGCAAGTCAG TCAAAGAGGAGATGTCCGAGGCGCCGTCGTTAAATCGACCCGGCAAACGCATCTCCAGAGACTCCCCTCCCTACgcagctcctctctcccccaagCTACTGCGCACAGAGGCCCACCCATCAGAAG AGACTCTGCCGCACGAGGAGAACGGCCTCCTGAAGGAGCAGCGTTTCATGGACTCCGCCTCCAACTCCATGACGCCCCGCCCCCAGACGCTGCGCAGCTCCTCGGAGTACCACCCCCCGCCCAGCAGCCCCTACTACCCCGGCCCGCCCCTGCGCAGACACTCGTCCAACCCCCCCGACCTCACGTCCGCGCGCACCCACAGACGAGTGGAGG cagcCAGTTCCACCACGGGGCCTGAGCCCCAGGCGGGGGACAGGGAGGCCCCCCGGGGGTCCCACCGGAGCCCGTCCACCTGGTCCATAGAGGAGGTCATGCAGTTCGTGTGCAACGCCGACCCCACAGCACTGGCACCGCACGCAGAGCTCTTCAGGAAGCAT gagatcGACGGGAAGGCACTGATGCTGTTGCGGAGCGACATGGTGATGAAGTACATGGGCCTGAAGCTGGGCCCGGCGCTGAAGCTCTGTCACCACATCGAGAGACTGAAGCAAGGGAAGCACtaa
- the LOC134102685 gene encoding sex comb on midleg-like protein 2 isoform X4 → MVNMGRTPLKVPESSFTWEEYLKETNSVPAPPSCFRQSSAPPSNDFKAGMKLEARDPRNSTSVCIATVMGMTGTRLRLRLDGSDNTNDFWRLVDSSDIQPIGTCEKNGDMLQPPLGFRMNASSWPMFLLRTLNGAEMAPATAFKKEPPKPTQNAFKAGMKLEAVDKKNPYLICPATIGEVKAEEVFIMFDGWRGAFDYWCRYDSRDIFPVGWCALTKHSLQPPGNSVTPQKQPIPSASPAKPPRRSMQTSLYRLPNPLPPLPVRKGVRGRRPKSETIALLKAVAAAAAAQNGQQDEDIKVPITPQLAPRPHKKRGPKPGSKRKPKILHATLSTSTADSRFAGGPMSPDGPNLGSGPSVVSTVCVYVNKHGNCGPHLDRKQVQRLPDHFGPGPVNVIMQQAVQACVDCAYQPKVLLGCLQGHSDGEEVVKVRTDGGTRTVKLPSASSASYVLRFLEMVCRHLQCDNLFSSQPFNPYAAAAYDRSKSVKEEMSEAPSLNRPGKRISRDSPPYAAPLSPKLLRTEAHPSEAETLPHEENGLLKEQRFMDSASNSMTPRPQTLRSSSEYHPPPSSPYYPGPPLRRHSSNPPDLTSARTHRRVEAASSTTGPEPQAGDREAPRGSHRSPSTWSIEEVMQFVCNADPTALAPHAELFRKHEIDGKALMLLRSDMVMKYMGLKLGPALKLCHHIERLKQGKH, encoded by the exons ATGGTCAACATGGGCAGGACCCCGCTTAAAG TCCCAGAGTCCTCCTTCACCTGGGAGGAGTACCTGAAGGAAACCAACTCCGTTCCAGCACCCCCAAGTTGCTTCCGACAG TCCAGCGCCCCCCCCAGCAATGACTTCAAGGCGGGCATGAAGCTGGAGGCGCGCGACCCGCGCAACTCCACCTCCGTCTGCATCGCCACGGTGATGGGCATGACGGGCACGCGGCTCCGCCTGCGCCTGGACGGCAGCGACAACACCAACGACTTCTGGCGCCTGGTGGACTCGTCCGACATCCAGCCCATCGGCACCTGCGAGAAGAACGGCGACATGCTGCAGCCGCCACTCG GATTCAGAATGAATGCTTCCTCATGGCCCATGTTCCTCCTAAGAACCTTAAATGGAGCAGAGATGGCCCCAGCCACAGCCTTCAAGAAG GAACCTCCAAAGCCGACCCAAAACGCCTTTAAGGCTGGGATGAAACTGGAAGCCGTGGACAAGAAGAACCCCTATCTTATCTGCCCAGCCACTATCGGGGAGGTCAAGGCAGAGGAGGTCTTCATCATGTTCGATGGATGGCGTGGCGCTTTCGACTACTGGTGCCGATACGATTCGCGAGACATTTTCCCTGTCGGATGGTGTGCACTCACAAAACACAGTCTGCAACCGCCTGGCAATAGTG TGACCCCTCAAAAGCAGCCCATCCCCTCTGCATCGCCCGCCAAGCCGCCCCGCCGCTCCATGCAGACGTCTCTGTACCGGCTGCCCAACCCGCTGCCACCCTTGCCAGTGCGCAAGGGGGTGCGCGGGCGCCGGCCCAAGAGCGAGACCATCGCCCTGCTGAAGGCAGTGGCGGCGGCCGCCGCAGCACAGAATGGGCAGCAGGACGAGGACATCAAAGTCCCCATCACCCCTCAGCTGGCCCCCAGGCCCCACAAGAAGAGAGGCCCCAAGCCGGGCAGTAAG cGGAAGCCCAAGATCCTCCACGCCACCTTGTCGACGTCCACCGCTGATTCCAGGTTTGCTGGTGGTCCGATGTCCCCTGATGGGCCGAACCTGGGCTCAGGTCCCTCCGTGGTCTCCACAG TCTGCGTGTACGTCAACAAGCACGGCAACTGCGGGCCACacctggacaggaagcaggtcCAGCGGCTGCCTGACCACTTCGGGCCCGGCCCGGTCAACGTCATCATGCAGCAGGCAGTGCAGGCGTGCGTGGACTGCGCCTACCAGCCCAAAGTGCTGCTGGGATGCCTGCAGGGCCACTCGGACGGAGAGGAGGTGGTCAAAG ttAGGACAGACGGAGGCACCCGCACTGTGAAGCTGCCCTCGGCCTCTAGCGCCTCCTATGTACTGCGCTTCCTGGAGATGGTCTGCCGCCACCTGCAGTGTGACAACCTCTTCAGCAGCCAGCCCTTCAACCCCTACGCAGCCGCCGCCTACGACCGCAGCAAGTCAG TCAAAGAGGAGATGTCCGAGGCGCCGTCGTTAAATCGACCCGGCAAACGCATCTCCAGAGACTCCCCTCCCTACgcagctcctctctcccccaagCTACTGCGCACAGAGGCCCACCCATCAGAAG caGAGACTCTGCCGCACGAGGAGAACGGCCTCCTGAAGGAGCAGCGTTTCATGGACTCCGCCTCCAACTCCATGACGCCCCGCCCCCAGACGCTGCGCAGCTCCTCGGAGTACCACCCCCCGCCCAGCAGCCCCTACTACCCCGGCCCGCCCCTGCGCAGACACTCGTCCAACCCCCCCGACCTCACGTCCGCGCGCACCCACAGACGAGTGGAGG cagcCAGTTCCACCACGGGGCCTGAGCCCCAGGCGGGGGACAGGGAGGCCCCCCGGGGGTCCCACCGGAGCCCGTCCACCTGGTCCATAGAGGAGGTCATGCAGTTCGTGTGCAACGCCGACCCCACAGCACTGGCACCGCACGCAGAGCTCTTCAGGAAGCAT gagatcGACGGGAAGGCACTGATGCTGTTGCGGAGCGACATGGTGATGAAGTACATGGGCCTGAAGCTGGGCCCGGCGCTGAAGCTCTGTCACCACATCGAGAGACTGAAGCAAGGGAAGCACtaa
- the zmp:0000001174 gene encoding retinoic acid-induced protein 2 yields the protein MEDPYKDSIPVDMGSTQGEICSTGGTVGEGIGKLEDEGNTVISTEAWNVNSPTLTKRSLSPMLGVPGTTPVVTQTADSPGGVALKMATTVLQPICLGDSPMMLPILAGTAGPQVAQPGTAPYLVTAQGPVSLPLVLEQQLFQHLTPQLLQQAGCPTLSLPNNILCQNASLALAPPPPLDQKGAAPMLDQSLLTLLQNPNFAAILQDLFPSQANPSPNCHSAGSPQPDPFSTGFFPPPPLSHPYSSPLAPLVPPPTLLVPYPIVVPLPVPLPIPIPIPIPVPQQAEDSKVAPDPPKPVCTLSQGTQTSTKDFALSMPSPSVETGPSMHLSPLPSCLSVPEGEVLDLSIRAPPVQTKQEVPCQQDSVLDLSIGGVRKTCIQSCSSNGSMEGVRDRSRHLGEDMGAGAISLGVLRPVECSPKLDSKLLSGLASLEFSRQHKWVVDSAGSSSMAGTVHDGALGAGGNIEIVSTSQTAKVIVSVKDAMPAIFCGKLKGLSGVSTKNFSIKRDAGQGGYAALPRTPGDQRGSDSNDPLKKMSKNRSIKLKKVSSQEIHILPIKKQRLAAFLPRK from the coding sequence ATGGAGGACCCCTACAAGGACAGCATTCCTGTGGACATGGGGAGCACGCAAGGCGAGATATGCTCCACTGGAGGAACCGTAGGAGAGGGCATTGGTAAATTAGAGGACGAGGGGAATACGGTAATTTCTACCGAGGCATGGAATGTTAACTCACCGACCTTGACCAAGAGGTCCCTCTCGCCAATGTTGGGTGTCCCTGGCACGACGCCTGTTGTAACTCAGACAGCCGACTCGCCAGGAGGGGTCGCTCTCAAAATGGCCACCACGGTTCTTCAGCCCATCTGCCTGGGGGACAGTCCAATGATGTTGCCCATCCTGGCAGGCACGGCTGGCCCGCAGGTGGCACAACCTGGCACAGCGCCATACTTGGTCACCGCCCAAGGTCCCGTCTCCCTGCCTCTGGTGCTGGAGCAGCAGCTCTTCCAGCACCTAACGcctcagctcctgcagcaggcAGGCTGTCCTACCCTCTCCTTACCAAACAACATCTTGTGCCAGAATGCCTCGTTGGCACTTGCGCCACCCCCACCATTGGATCAGAAAGGAGCAGCTCCCATGTTGGACCAGAGCTTGCTCACCCTTCTGCAGAACCCCAACTTTGCTGCTATCCTGCAGGACCTTTTCCCTTCCCAGGCGAACCCTTCGCCCAACTGTCATTCTGCTGGTTCCCCCCAGCCGGACCCTTTCTCGACTGGATTCtttccaccaccacccctttcCCACCCCTACAGCTCCCCACTAGCTCCCCTGGTGCCTCCACCCACCCTGCTGGTCCCCTATCCCATCGTTGTCCCTCTACCAGTGCCTCTTCCTATCCCAATTCCCATCCCTATCCCCGTCCCGCAGCAGGCAGAGGACTCCAAAGTGGCCCCAGACCCCCCAAAGCCTGTCTGTACTTTGAGCCAGGGTACGCAGACATCGACAAAAGATTTTGCCCTTAGCATGCCATCGCCTAGTGTTGAGACTGGCCCATCCATGCACCTGTCTCCTTTGCCATCTTGTCTTTCTGTGCCAGAGGGAGAGGTTCTGGACCTGTCGATCCGGGCACCTCCCGTACAGACAAAACAGGAAGTGCCATGCCAACAAGACAGTGTCCTTGACCTGTCCATTGGTGGCGTTAGAAAGACCTGTATCCAGTCCTGCAGTTCCAACGGGAGCATGGAAGGTGTGAGAGATCGTTCCCGTCACTTGGGCGAGGACATGGGTGCGGGAGCTATATCTTTGGGAGTGTTGCGGCCAGTGGAGTGCTCTCCCAAGCTGGACTCAAAGCTCCTCAGTGGCCTAGCGTCCTTAGAGTTTAGCCGGCAGCACAAGTGGGTTGTGGATAGCGCCGGCAGTAGCTCGATGGCCGGTACGGTCCACGACGGAGCACTTGGTGCAGGGGGGAACATAGAGATTGTCAGCACTTCACAGACAGCCAAGGTCATTGTGTCCGTCAAGGACGCCATGCCGGCCATCTTCTGTGGCAAACTGAAGGGTCTCTCGGGCGTCTCCACCAAAAACTTCTCCATCAAGCGGGATGCCGGCCAGGGCGGCTATGCCGCTTTGCCCAGGACGCCGGGGGACCAGCGGGGCAGCGACTCCAACGACCCACTCAAAAAAATGTCGAAGAACAGATCCATCAAACTGAAAAAGGTCAGCTCCCAGGAGATCCACATTCTCCCAATAAAGAAACAGCGTCTGGCAGCCTTTCTCCCCAGGAAGTGA